From a single Arachis hypogaea cultivar Tifrunner chromosome 3, arahy.Tifrunner.gnm2.J5K5, whole genome shotgun sequence genomic region:
- the LOC112734539 gene encoding E3 ubiquitin-protein ligase SINA-like 10: protein MFSYSKKNEHEKECNFLPCLCPHSGCDFLASSEELSLHFSHRHIHSGIQFTYDKFFTVFLNLDHKTIVLQEKNDANLFVIHNNHELLGNLIHITCIGPKSKTGFHYDILARSQGTSLILQSYTKIVQGHFADAPSAGMLLIPSDFFGSGQIKLDIRIRS from the coding sequence ATGTTTAGTTACAGTAAAAAAAATGAACACGAGAAGGAATGTAACTTTCTGCCATGTTTATGCCCGCATTCAGGTTGTGACTTTCTTGCTTCATCTGAGGAGTTATCCCTCCACTTTAGCCATAGGCATATACATTCTGGAATACAGTTTACATACGATAAATTTTTCACTGTCTTCTTAAATCTTGATCACAAAACAATTGTTCTTCAAGAGAAGAATGATGCTAATCTGTTTGTTATTCACAATAACCATGAGCTTCTAGGGAATTTAATCCATATAACTTGCATTGGCCCCAAATCCAAGACAGGGTTTCATTATGATATCTTGGCTAGGTCCCAGGGAACCTCTCTAATATTGCAATCTTATACCAAGATTGTTCAAGGTCACTTTGCTGATGCTCCTTCAGCAGGGATGCTTTTGATTCCTTCTGATTTTTTTGGTTCCGGCCAAATCAAGCTGGATATTCGCATAAGGTCATGA